TTAATCTCTGAAAGTCCTTGCTACATTTAACCGTTTTAGGAATCGTGGTCAGAAGCAAATAATTTTGCGGTCGTGAAGAAGGAGGTTAGTGAGAAATAATAGGTTTAAAAACAAGGGTGGCTGCGGCACTAAATCACCTATACCATTGAGGGTGTCTACACAAGATATATGTCAAGTACAATTGCTCTTAACTACAAAGACCCTACGGTGTTCAAGGAAACTTCAAGACGAGCAAGAGTCTACTGGGTTTATGGGTCATTAGTTTCCTTTAAGTATACGTAAACCCAGGTCTGGGAGTCCACAAGTTGTGAAATGATTAAATAACTACATGACCACCCTTCTTCAGGACCGATGTTTTGATATCTTACTTGTAGAAGTTGTTCTGGATGAATGGTAATTTGGCAACAATACCCGGCCTCTTTTTACCTCTCACTTCCACGTCCACACTGGCCCCGATCTTGACTTTCTTATCGATGTAAGCCTGTCCAACGTTATGTCCCAAGATAGGGGACAATAAACCAGAAGTTACAACACCAACCTCTTCTCCGCTTTGTGTATCGAAGATCTTAGACCCAGATCTAGGAGCAGGTCCAGTTGTAGTGATACCGATTCTTCTGCGAGGAACAGACTTCTTATCGTTAATCTGTTGAATAATCCTGTCATATCCATTGAACTTTTGGCTATCAGTGACATTTCTTCTAGTCTTTGGGATCAACCAAGTCAAGGAGGCTTCAACTGGGGTAATCTCTTCAGTCAAGTCGTTCCCATAAAGGCACATCCCAGCTTCTAGTCTCAAAGAGTCTCTTGCAGCTAATCCAATAGGTTGAACAACATCGGGTTGTTCGTCAACGAGACTTTGGAAAAATTCGTTACTCTCTTGGATTTCATCTTTGGAACTTGAGGGAATCGACAATTCAAATCCATCTTCACCAGTGTACCCAGTTCTTGATATTTGAATCTGGGAGCTTATAAGGGAATTAATCCCGGTCCTCACCATAGCACCAAACTTCAATTTTGATAAGTCGTACGACGAGTATTTTGATAAGATTTCAGCGGCTTTAGGACCTTGGATTGCTAATAACGTGCTTTCAAAAATACTATGATTGACATCATCATAGTCTGCCAAAGTGCTGTTGATGAAGGCAAGATCTTTCTCACGACATCCGGCAT
Above is a window of Yamadazyma tenuis chromosome 1, complete sequence DNA encoding:
- the GCV1 gene encoding Aminomethyltransferase, mitochondrial (COG:E; EggNog:ENOG503NUHA; BUSCO:EOG09263J6Z), which codes for MLRTVRHNSTSFLIRTPLYKSHVKYGAKFVPYAGFEMPILYKGLSHIDSHKWVRSKVGLFDVSHMLQHTFTGRYAVSVLQKMTPIDLSGLSPNTSSLSVLLNETGGIIDDCIITKVTEGEYYMVTNAGCREKDLAFINSTLADYDDVNHSIFESTLLAIQGPKAAEILSKYSSYDLSKLKFGAMVRTGINSLISSQIQISRTGYTGEDGFELSIPSSSKDEIQESNEFFQSLVDEQPDVVQPIGLAARDSLRLEAGMCLYGNDLTEEITPVEASLTWLIPKTRRNVTDSQKFNGYDRIIQQINDKKSVPRRRIGITTTGPAPRSGSKIFDTQSGEEVGVVTSGLLSPILGHNVGQAYIDKKVKIGASVDVEVRGKKRPGIVAKLPFIQNNFYK